A DNA window from Chryseobacterium sp. MEBOG06 contains the following coding sequences:
- a CDS encoding sigma-54 interaction domain-containing protein, whose amino-acid sequence MSNELQNIKNRFGIIGNFPALNRALEKSIQVAPTDISVLVIGESGVGKEFIPKIIHSESRRKHQPYIVVNCGAIPEGTIDSELFGHEKGAFTGATATRKGYFEVADGGTIFLDEVGELPLQTQVRLLRVLESGEFMKVGSSQVQKTNVRIVAATNVNMMKAIHDGRFREDLYYRLNTVQIDMPPLRERKGDVHLLFRKFAIDFAEKYRMPELELEPSAVHYIENYPFPGNIRQLRNLVEQMTVVERNRRITAEKLAEYIPMETHLPMVVNTQNISKQNDFGSEREIMYKILFDMRNDINDLKSLTSELIKNRGAGDLSSQEKNLINRIYTPESQPQVSSGSLLYFENNNDAPAVQTPTIMSAPEDSYEDIEDIEVEENRPESLSLQNNEKDLIIKALEKHKGRRNRAADELGISQRTLYRKIKQYNLED is encoded by the coding sequence ATGAGCAATGAGCTGCAAAATATAAAAAACCGTTTCGGAATTATCGGGAACTTTCCGGCACTTAACAGGGCCCTGGAAAAATCAATTCAGGTCGCTCCCACAGATATTTCCGTTCTTGTAATAGGAGAAAGTGGAGTGGGAAAAGAATTTATTCCGAAAATTATCCATTCAGAATCCAGAAGAAAACATCAGCCTTATATCGTTGTAAACTGCGGGGCCATCCCTGAAGGAACAATAGATTCCGAACTTTTCGGGCACGAAAAAGGAGCCTTTACAGGAGCTACGGCTACCAGAAAAGGATACTTTGAAGTGGCAGATGGAGGTACAATCTTCCTGGATGAGGTGGGAGAACTACCACTACAGACGCAGGTTCGCCTTTTAAGGGTGTTAGAAAGTGGTGAATTTATGAAAGTAGGTTCTTCACAGGTGCAGAAGACCAACGTCCGAATTGTAGCGGCTACCAATGTTAATATGATGAAAGCGATCCATGACGGAAGATTTCGTGAAGATTTATATTACCGTTTGAACACCGTTCAGATTGATATGCCTCCTTTAAGAGAAAGAAAAGGAGATGTTCATCTGCTGTTCAGAAAGTTTGCAATAGATTTTGCTGAGAAATACAGGATGCCTGAGCTTGAACTGGAACCTAGTGCTGTTCACTATATTGAAAACTACCCTTTCCCGGGAAACATCCGACAGTTAAGAAATCTTGTTGAGCAAATGACTGTTGTGGAAAGGAACAGAAGGATAACAGCAGAAAAACTGGCTGAGTATATCCCGATGGAGACCCACCTTCCAATGGTGGTGAATACTCAGAATATATCCAAACAGAATGACTTTGGAAGCGAAAGAGAAATCATGTATAAAATTCTTTTCGATATGAGGAATGATATTAATGATTTAAAATCCTTAACTTCGGAATTGATCAAAAACAGAGGCGCAGGAGATCTAAGCAGTCAGGAAAAAAACCTGATCAACAGGATTTATACCCCTGAAAGCCAGCCTCAGGTAAGTTCAGGGTCTTTATTATATTTTGAAAATAACAATGATGCACCGGCTGTTCAGACCCCTACAATCATGTCGGCACCTGAAGATAGCTACGAAGACATTGAGGATATTGAAGTAGAAGAAAACAGACCCGAGTCTCTTTCTCTTCAGAACAATGAAAAAGACTTGATTATCAAAGCATTGGAGAAGCATAAAGGCCGCAGAAACAGAGCGGCAGATGAATTGGGAATCTCACAAAGAACATTATACAGAAAAATAAAACAGTATAATCTGGAAGATTAG
- a CDS encoding tetratricopeptide repeat protein: MEKFQRYYLSFLLLIVYTNTIAQVNCNAVEGEDCKKACELYNWASYLQGSGESQEGFDKAIGLCPDFSHAYMEKSVPYLKNGDFVTWKVLIDKAVDLDPKLYLGYRGWCKFQFLRDYSGAIQDLEELKKYYPEDLGRSQNGDYNLDVVRAMSYSALGKKGKAAGIIERLLAARGYVKGMFDHYQLGVTYFEQGKYDKALENFEKQSKEYNFAENIYFKSKVSKIRNKDYLDLKTLALRTYDEGKTMKDIYTHHFNKVYRQQIEEL; encoded by the coding sequence ATGGAAAAGTTTCAGAGGTATTACCTTAGCTTTTTGTTACTTATAGTTTATACCAATACTATTGCACAGGTTAACTGTAATGCAGTAGAGGGAGAGGACTGCAAAAAAGCGTGCGAGTTATACAACTGGGCTTCATACTTACAAGGTTCAGGAGAATCTCAGGAAGGCTTTGATAAAGCCATTGGGCTATGTCCGGATTTCTCCCATGCTTATATGGAGAAATCAGTTCCATATCTTAAAAACGGAGATTTTGTAACCTGGAAAGTACTTATAGATAAAGCTGTTGATTTAGATCCTAAATTGTATCTGGGCTACAGAGGCTGGTGTAAATTCCAGTTTCTGCGTGATTATAGCGGAGCTATCCAGGATTTAGAAGAATTAAAGAAGTACTATCCTGAAGACTTAGGAAGATCTCAAAACGGAGATTATAATCTGGATGTAGTGAGAGCTATGTCTTACAGTGCTTTAGGAAAGAAAGGAAAAGCTGCAGGAATAATAGAAAGACTGCTGGCAGCAAGAGGTTATGTCAAAGGAATGTTTGACCATTACCAGCTGGGAGTGACTTATTTCGAACAGGGAAAATATGACAAAGCCCTGGAAAATTTTGAAAAACAAAGCAAAGAATACAACTTTGCTGAGAACATATACTTTAAAAGTAAAGTTTCTAAGATCAGAAACAAAGATTATTTGGATTTAAAAACGTTGGCACTTAGAACGTATGATGAAGGAAAAACGATGAAAGACATCTACACCCATCATTTTAACAAGGTCTACAGACAACAGATAGAAGAGCTGTAG
- the miaB gene encoding tRNA (N6-isopentenyl adenosine(37)-C2)-methylthiotransferase MiaB — translation MQEKYIDETKQGEAFAIAEKPENSKKLFLESYGCQMNFSDSEIVASILNEQGYNTTMKVEEADLILLNTCSIREKAEQTVRMRLAQFKNLKKERPGMTVGVLGCMAERLKTKFLEEEQLVDLVVGPDAYRDLPNLLKETEDGRDAINVILSKEETYADINPVRLGGNGVTAFVTITRGCDNMCTFCVVPFTRGRERSRDPHSILDECKDLWNNGYKEITLLGQNVDSYLWYGGGPKKDFAKASEMQKATAVNFANLLDLVAKAVPEMRIRFSTSNPQDMSLDVFRMMAKHNNICKYVHLPVQSGSNNMLEAMNRQHTREEYLDLIRKAKEIVPDVSFSQDMIVGFCNETEEDHQDTLSLMKEVEYDYGYMFAYSERPGTPAHKKMEDNIPADVKQRRLAEVIDLQRELSRQRMESYVGRTHQILIEGTSRKNENQWKGRNSQNAVCVIDKIEGQKVGDILDVFVYDNTQGTLLGRLTE, via the coding sequence GTGCAGGAAAAATATATTGACGAAACAAAACAAGGCGAAGCTTTTGCTATTGCTGAAAAACCTGAGAATTCTAAAAAATTGTTTTTAGAAAGTTATGGTTGTCAGATGAACTTCTCTGATTCTGAAATCGTTGCATCCATTCTTAATGAACAGGGGTACAATACGACGATGAAAGTAGAAGAAGCAGACCTTATTTTGTTAAATACCTGTTCCATTCGTGAGAAAGCGGAACAGACTGTAAGAATGCGTCTTGCCCAGTTCAAAAATCTAAAGAAAGAAAGACCGGGCATGACGGTAGGAGTGCTGGGATGCATGGCGGAAAGGCTAAAAACTAAATTCTTAGAGGAAGAACAGCTTGTTGACCTCGTTGTAGGTCCGGATGCTTATAGAGATTTGCCTAACTTATTGAAAGAAACTGAAGATGGTAGAGATGCTATTAATGTCATTCTTTCCAAAGAAGAAACATACGCTGATATTAATCCGGTACGTTTAGGCGGGAATGGAGTGACTGCTTTTGTAACCATTACCAGAGGTTGTGATAATATGTGTACATTCTGTGTAGTCCCTTTTACCAGAGGAAGAGAAAGAAGCCGGGATCCACATTCCATTCTTGACGAATGTAAAGATCTTTGGAATAATGGGTATAAAGAGATTACCCTTTTAGGGCAAAACGTAGACTCTTACCTGTGGTATGGAGGAGGTCCTAAGAAAGATTTCGCAAAAGCTTCTGAAATGCAGAAGGCTACAGCTGTGAATTTTGCAAATCTGCTTGATTTGGTGGCTAAAGCTGTTCCTGAAATGAGAATCAGGTTCTCAACTTCAAATCCTCAGGATATGAGCCTTGATGTATTCAGAATGATGGCAAAGCATAATAATATTTGTAAATATGTACATCTTCCTGTACAAAGCGGAAGCAATAATATGCTTGAAGCGATGAACAGACAGCATACCCGCGAAGAGTATCTGGACTTGATCAGAAAGGCCAAAGAAATAGTTCCTGACGTATCTTTTTCTCAGGATATGATTGTTGGGTTCTGTAATGAGACCGAAGAGGATCACCAGGATACTTTAAGCCTGATGAAAGAAGTAGAATATGACTACGGATATATGTTTGCGTACTCAGAAAGACCGGGAACTCCTGCTCATAAAAAAATGGAAGATAATATTCCTGCCGATGTGAAACAGAGACGCCTTGCTGAGGTGATTGATTTACAGCGTGAGCTTTCCAGACAGAGAATGGAATCTTATGTTGGAAGAACGCACCAGATTCTGATTGAAGGAACTTCCAGGAAAAATGAAAATCAATGGAAAGGAAGGAATTCTCAGAACGCAGTATGTGTTATTGATAAGATTGAAGGGCAGAAAGTGGGTGACATTTTGGATGTTTTTGTTTATGACAATACCCAGGGCACACTTTTAGGGAGGCTGACAGAATAA
- a CDS encoding energy transducer TonB → MNNFNWGAEKILFILCLAFASQNKAQVLDEYPRNQDFYEGGLVNFYKEAHEYIVNNKLKECDENEIYQPRILVTKEAGVKLVKDFDTINIAKNKCAYNLSREVIKNLIHWKAAEVKGGKIGAVAEFIIYPKDLMSNYRSGYNANAFVRPAEYAGGKKEFNKDFHDNFMVLFEDYHINGKINLEFYINKEGHIVNPRFYPEVNNRSFNMDFLRTLARMKKVWKPALYASLPIKQRIAIPIDFSITFREDR, encoded by the coding sequence TTGAATAACTTTAATTGGGGGGCGGAGAAAATCCTCTTTATTTTGTGCCTTGCTTTTGCATCTCAAAACAAAGCACAAGTTCTAGATGAATACCCCCGAAATCAGGATTTTTATGAAGGCGGCCTGGTCAATTTTTATAAAGAGGCTCATGAATATATTGTCAACAATAAACTGAAAGAGTGTGATGAAAATGAGATTTATCAGCCAAGAATCTTAGTTACAAAAGAAGCAGGAGTAAAGCTGGTTAAAGATTTTGACACCATAAATATTGCAAAGAACAAGTGTGCTTACAACCTATCCAGAGAAGTTATAAAAAATCTTATCCATTGGAAAGCAGCTGAAGTAAAAGGAGGTAAAATAGGAGCTGTTGCAGAATTCATTATTTATCCTAAAGATCTGATGAGCAATTATAGATCAGGATATAATGCCAATGCTTTTGTGAGGCCGGCTGAATATGCAGGAGGAAAAAAAGAATTTAATAAAGATTTTCATGATAACTTTATGGTATTGTTCGAAGATTACCATATCAACGGAAAGATAAATCTGGAATTCTATATCAACAAGGAGGGGCATATTGTAAATCCAAGATTTTATCCGGAGGTCAATAACCGAAGTTTTAATATGGATTTCCTGAGAACACTTGCGAGAATGAAAAAAGTGTGGAAGCCAGCTCTGTATGCTAGCCTTCCTATAAAACAAAGGATTGCAATCCCAATAGATTTTTCAATAACATTCAGAGAAGATAGATAG
- a CDS encoding energy transducer TonB, producing the protein MKKYLLILPLLLLSGRGFSQEAKAQIQTQNGENFQKAEFPGGDDAFRKEFLNMVHAYIDVALYAIQGQVTFLFNINSKGKIDKVDILPRFRNDETFIDDMKFALKKVKGKWTPATKNGVPVDSKLIMKINFQNNVYDHD; encoded by the coding sequence ATGAAAAAATATCTTTTAATTTTACCTTTATTACTTTTAAGCGGTAGGGGTTTTTCGCAGGAAGCAAAGGCTCAGATTCAAACTCAAAATGGAGAAAATTTCCAGAAAGCAGAATTTCCAGGTGGAGATGATGCCTTTCGGAAAGAATTTCTGAATATGGTACATGCCTATATTGATGTTGCTTTATATGCCATTCAGGGACAAGTGACTTTCCTGTTTAATATCAATTCAAAAGGGAAAATTGATAAAGTAGATATACTTCCAAGATTCAGAAATGATGAAACATTTATTGATGATATGAAGTTCGCTCTTAAAAAGGTAAAAGGAAAGTGGACTCCAGCTACAAAGAATGGCGTCCCCGTTGATTCTAAACTTATCATGAAAATCAATTTTCAGAATAATGTCTATGACCATGATTAA
- a CDS encoding thiamine pyrophosphate-dependent enzyme, which translates to MAKNIAEQIVEMLESANVKRIYAVTGDSLNHLNVAVKKSSIQWIHVRHEEVGAYAAAAEAELDGLAVCAGSCGPGHVHLINGVYEAHRSHVPMLVIASTIPSEEMGMDYFQETNTIKLFDDCSYYNQMITRPEQVQRTIQTAIQHAISKKGVAVIGLPGDVSELDAEETTTSTQIFRTNPVIRPSDEELKRLAKLINESKKVTLYCGIGAAGASTEVITLSELLKAPVGYSFRGKMDIQPNNANEVGLTGLLGFPSAFHAMHEAELVILLGTDFPYQKFMPLKNKIVQIDESPERLGRRAKLELGLTGDIKETILALLPLLDEKTDVHFLNEQLAFYEKVKENQLEYVKDYGKENAIQPEYVAHTLDRLADKDAIFTVDTGMCCVWGARFITGTGKRKMLGSFNHGSMANAMPMAIGAALSHPERQVIAMCGDGGLSMLLGDMATIFQYKLPVKLIVFNNRTLGMVKLEMEVGGMPDNETDMINPDFAMVAHAMGYPGKNVHLPEDVQSSIKECLEHNGPYLLNIFTNPNALALPPKIEFEQVMGMTKSMAQLMLGGKMDEVFETVKTNYKHIKGLL; encoded by the coding sequence ATGGCTAAAAATATAGCAGAGCAAATTGTAGAAATGCTCGAAAGTGCTAATGTGAAAAGAATTTATGCAGTAACGGGTGACAGCCTTAATCATCTTAATGTAGCTGTTAAGAAAAGCAGTATTCAATGGATCCATGTACGGCACGAGGAAGTGGGAGCCTATGCGGCGGCGGCTGAAGCCGAGCTGGATGGTTTGGCGGTATGTGCGGGCAGTTGTGGTCCGGGACATGTCCATTTGATCAATGGGGTGTATGAGGCGCACCGGTCTCATGTTCCGATGTTGGTCATAGCTTCCACTATTCCCAGTGAAGAAATGGGAATGGATTACTTTCAGGAAACCAATACGATAAAGCTATTTGATGACTGCAGTTATTATAATCAGATGATTACAAGACCGGAACAGGTGCAGAGAACTATTCAGACAGCCATTCAGCATGCAATCTCTAAGAAGGGAGTTGCGGTAATAGGGCTTCCGGGAGATGTCTCTGAACTGGACGCGGAAGAAACAACTACCTCTACCCAAATATTTAGGACTAATCCCGTTATACGCCCTTCAGATGAAGAGCTGAAGCGTTTAGCTAAACTGATCAACGAAAGCAAAAAAGTAACCCTGTATTGCGGAATTGGAGCAGCAGGAGCAAGCACAGAAGTAATAACATTATCTGAGCTCTTAAAAGCTCCTGTAGGATATTCATTCCGTGGAAAAATGGATATTCAGCCTAATAATGCTAATGAAGTAGGGCTTACCGGGCTCTTAGGATTTCCATCAGCGTTTCACGCAATGCATGAAGCAGAGCTGGTTATCCTTCTCGGAACAGACTTTCCTTATCAGAAATTCATGCCTTTAAAAAATAAAATCGTGCAGATAGACGAGAGCCCGGAGAGGCTGGGCAGAAGAGCGAAACTGGAATTGGGGCTCACAGGAGATATAAAAGAGACAATCCTTGCTTTGCTTCCTTTGCTGGACGAGAAAACAGACGTTCATTTTCTTAATGAGCAACTAGCATTTTACGAAAAAGTAAAAGAAAACCAGTTAGAATACGTCAAAGACTATGGTAAAGAGAATGCAATTCAGCCGGAGTATGTTGCACATACTTTAGACCGGCTTGCTGATAAAGATGCTATTTTTACCGTAGATACAGGAATGTGTTGTGTGTGGGGTGCCAGATTTATTACCGGAACCGGAAAAAGAAAAATGCTGGGATCTTTTAATCATGGATCAATGGCTAATGCAATGCCTATGGCTATTGGTGCTGCTCTTTCACATCCGGAAAGACAGGTTATTGCAATGTGTGGAGATGGAGGACTGTCGATGCTTTTGGGAGACATGGCAACCATTTTTCAGTATAAGCTTCCCGTGAAGCTCATTGTATTCAATAACAGGACGCTAGGAATGGTAAAACTTGAAATGGAAGTAGGCGGAATGCCGGATAATGAAACAGATATGATCAATCCTGATTTTGCAATGGTTGCCCATGCAATGGGATACCCTGGGAAAAATGTGCACCTACCTGAAGACGTACAAAGTTCTATAAAAGAATGCCTGGAGCATAACGGACCTTACCTCTTGAATATTTTTACAAATCCTAATGCCTTGGCGCTCCCTCCCAAAATTGAATTTGAACAGGTTATGGGAATGACGAAATCTATGGCACAGCTCATGCTTGGCGGAAAAATGGATGAGGTTTTTGAAACAGTGAAAACTAATTATAAGCATATCAAAGGCCTGTTGTAA
- the lysA gene encoding diaminopimelate decarboxylase encodes MNSKELLKIANEFGTPVYVYDAESIKVQYEKLTSSFLKHTKFFYAAKALTNINILKYVKNLGASLDCVSINEVKLGLKAGFPKEKILFTPNCVDLAEIEEAMACGVHINIDNISILEQFGNKYGNTYPILVRINPHIFAGGNYKISTGHIDSKFGISIHQVRHIERVMKSTNLNVEGLHMHTGSEIKDPDVFLQALDIMLELSEHFPNLKYLDMGSGFKIPYQDSEEETDVKTLGKKVEHVLSEFSKTTGKKFELWFEPGKFLVGKSGYLLVKANVIKQTTATVFVGVNSGFNHLIRPMFYDSYHTIENLSNPKGAERIYTVVGNICETDTFAWDRKLHEVREGDVLAFHNAGAYGFEMSSNFNSRLKPAEVLFLNGKAHLIRKRDEFEDLLRNQIEVVI; translated from the coding sequence ATGAATTCAAAAGAATTATTAAAGATTGCCAATGAGTTTGGCACCCCGGTGTATGTTTACGATGCTGAATCCATCAAAGTTCAATATGAAAAACTTACATCTTCTTTTTTAAAACACACAAAGTTTTTCTATGCTGCGAAGGCATTGACAAACATCAATATTTTGAAGTATGTCAAGAACTTGGGTGCTTCTTTGGATTGTGTATCTATTAATGAAGTCAAACTTGGACTGAAAGCAGGATTTCCGAAAGAGAAAATATTGTTTACTCCAAATTGTGTTGACTTAGCAGAAATAGAAGAGGCAATGGCTTGTGGAGTTCATATAAACATTGATAACATTTCTATTCTTGAGCAATTCGGGAATAAATACGGAAATACATATCCGATTTTAGTAAGGATCAACCCGCATATTTTTGCTGGTGGTAACTATAAAATTTCAACAGGACATATCGACAGTAAATTTGGTATTTCTATTCACCAGGTTCGTCACATAGAAAGAGTGATGAAATCTACCAACCTGAATGTGGAAGGACTTCACATGCATACAGGAAGTGAAATCAAAGATCCTGATGTATTTCTTCAGGCTTTGGATATCATGCTGGAGCTTTCTGAGCATTTCCCCAACCTGAAATATCTTGATATGGGAAGTGGCTTCAAAATTCCTTATCAGGACAGCGAAGAGGAAACTGACGTTAAAACTTTAGGTAAAAAAGTAGAACACGTTTTAAGCGAATTTTCAAAAACAACGGGGAAAAAATTCGAGTTATGGTTTGAGCCTGGGAAATTCCTGGTAGGAAAGAGCGGCTATCTATTGGTGAAAGCTAATGTGATTAAGCAGACTACCGCTACAGTTTTTGTAGGTGTTAATTCTGGATTTAACCACCTGATCCGTCCGATGTTCTACGATTCTTACCACACGATTGAGAACTTATCTAATCCAAAGGGAGCGGAAAGAATCTATACTGTAGTAGGAAACATTTGTGAAACAGATACATTCGCATGGGACAGGAAGCTGCATGAAGTGAGGGAAGGGGACGTCCTTGCTTTCCATAATGCAGGAGCTTACGGGTTTGAAATGAGTTCTAACTTCAACTCAAGATTGAAACCTGCAGAAGTATTATTCCTGAATGGAAAAGCTCACCTGATCCGTAAAAGAGATGAATTTGAAGATTTATTAAGAAATCAGATCGAAGTAGTGATCTAA
- a CDS encoding PolC-type DNA polymerase III, with protein sequence MYSIIDIESNGAGYRNECIIDIAIYRYDGQKITDQFISLVNPESDITPFVQKLTSITPKMVKTAPKFHEIAKRVIEITQNTTLVGHNIDFDYRMLRQSFKRLGYDFKINTLDTIPLAKKMIPDEVSYSLGKLVKSLGIPLTNHHRADGDARATLELFKLLISKDTENEIIQKQHDESNAKTYINKIKELTQDLPNEKGFVYFQDEVGRIIFSDYVQDINKYSKKMFNSKSKKWEPIQRDVEQINFELTGTDIIAKLILNSKNIKKKEVLPFGLYFRNGKYIVEKNQLNKTEKPVLKFRSFTQGTKAVQFINSHEEYNDFSVLKHKIDFKKRNELWLGAGRKLGEKLFLIIENGRVMSFGFYELFTQIQTLSKLAKLKIDLPLSSTDLNNELQLAMLRGDFETLPLPK encoded by the coding sequence ATGTATTCAATTATAGATATAGAAAGTAATGGTGCAGGTTATAGAAATGAATGCATTATAGATATCGCCATCTACAGATATGACGGTCAGAAAATTACGGACCAGTTTATATCTCTTGTAAACCCTGAAAGTGATATCACTCCTTTTGTTCAAAAGCTTACGAGTATCACTCCTAAAATGGTGAAAACTGCTCCTAAATTTCATGAAATAGCCAAAAGAGTTATCGAAATTACCCAGAATACAACATTGGTAGGGCATAATATTGATTTTGATTACAGAATGCTTCGCCAGTCCTTCAAAAGGCTTGGTTATGATTTTAAAATCAATACTTTAGATACCATTCCATTAGCTAAAAAAATGATTCCGGATGAGGTAAGCTACTCATTGGGAAAACTGGTGAAGTCACTGGGAATTCCTTTGACCAATCATCACAGGGCTGATGGAGATGCACGAGCCACATTGGAACTTTTCAAACTGTTGATCTCAAAAGATACCGAAAATGAGATCATTCAAAAGCAGCATGATGAGTCCAATGCGAAAACCTATATCAACAAGATTAAAGAGCTTACCCAGGATCTTCCGAATGAAAAAGGGTTTGTTTATTTTCAGGATGAAGTTGGACGAATTATTTTTTCTGATTATGTGCAGGATATCAACAAGTATTCAAAAAAAATGTTCAATTCCAAGTCAAAGAAATGGGAGCCGATCCAGAGAGATGTTGAGCAGATTAATTTTGAACTTACCGGAACAGATATTATTGCGAAGCTGATCCTGAATTCTAAAAATATTAAAAAGAAAGAAGTTTTACCTTTTGGACTTTATTTTAGGAACGGGAAATATATCGTTGAAAAAAATCAGCTCAATAAAACAGAAAAGCCGGTTTTAAAATTCAGATCATTTACACAGGGTACAAAAGCCGTTCAGTTTATTAATTCTCATGAAGAATACAATGATTTTTCTGTATTAAAACATAAAATTGATTTCAAAAAAAGAAATGAATTGTGGCTGGGTGCCGGAAGAAAATTAGGTGAGAAATTATTTTTGATTATTGAAAACGGGAGGGTAATGTCTTTTGGTTTTTATGAGCTGTTTACACAGATTCAGACGCTGAGTAAGCTTGCCAAATTAAAAATTGATCTTCCTTTATCTTCTACGGATCTGAACAACGAATTGCAGCTGGCAATGCTGCGTGGTGACTTTGAGACACTGCCTTTGCCAAAATAA
- a CDS encoding helicase HerA-like domain-containing protein, translating to MADKAQFIEELNARYTPKGEHIILGKGMLDGEVVPEVNVTIPLKTINRHGLIAGATGTGKTKTLQVFAEQLSHQGIPSLVLDIKGDFSGIAEAGQMNSIIEERYAKTQLPYNPQGFPVELMTISGGKGVKLRATVTEFGPVLLSKILELNDTQQSIMSIVFKYCDDKGLPLIDLKDLKKVLQYVTDNAKGKAELAADYGSIASASLGAILRSIVALEQQGAADFFGELSFDVQDLLETRNGKGVVNILRVADIQNKPQLFSTFMLSLFAEIYMTFPEEGDSGRPKLVLFIDEAHLLFDEASKALLSQIETMVKLIRSKGVGIYFITQIPGDVPESVLSQLGLKIQHALRGFTAKDKKEISKAVENYPTTEYYNASSLIQNMGIGEAFVTALDEKGIPTPLVHTYLISPESRMDVLSEPEITELTAKSAMVAKYEEAIDRESAYEMLTSRMEQAAQNAAPTQKTRPVKEEPGMFEQVLQSKAGKTFTSTLMREGAKAILGMLGLGGRRR from the coding sequence ATGGCAGACAAAGCACAATTTATTGAAGAATTAAATGCGAGATACACTCCAAAGGGAGAACATATTATATTAGGAAAAGGAATGCTGGATGGAGAAGTGGTTCCTGAGGTGAATGTAACCATTCCTTTGAAAACAATCAACCGTCATGGTCTTATTGCAGGCGCAACAGGAACGGGAAAAACAAAAACATTACAGGTGTTTGCTGAACAACTTTCCCATCAGGGAATTCCGTCTCTTGTATTAGATATTAAAGGTGATTTTTCAGGAATTGCAGAAGCTGGTCAGATGAATTCGATTATTGAAGAAAGATACGCTAAGACACAGCTTCCTTACAATCCACAAGGATTTCCGGTGGAACTAATGACAATTTCCGGTGGAAAAGGGGTGAAATTAAGGGCAACGGTTACAGAATTCGGCCCCGTTTTATTAAGTAAAATCCTGGAACTTAATGATACCCAGCAAAGTATCATGTCTATTGTTTTTAAATATTGTGATGATAAAGGACTTCCGCTGATTGACCTGAAGGATTTAAAGAAAGTTTTACAGTATGTTACAGATAATGCAAAGGGAAAAGCTGAACTTGCCGCTGATTATGGATCGATAGCATCGGCCTCTTTAGGTGCTATCTTAAGATCTATTGTTGCACTGGAGCAGCAAGGAGCAGCAGACTTTTTTGGAGAATTGAGTTTCGATGTGCAGGATTTACTGGAAACGCGCAATGGAAAAGGGGTTGTCAATATCTTGAGAGTCGCAGATATTCAGAATAAACCACAACTGTTTTCGACCTTCATGCTATCGCTTTTTGCAGAAATTTATATGACTTTCCCGGAAGAAGGAGATAGTGGCAGGCCCAAACTGGTCTTGTTTATAGACGAGGCTCACCTTCTTTTTGATGAAGCATCAAAAGCCCTTCTTTCACAAATTGAAACAATGGTGAAACTGATCCGTTCTAAAGGAGTTGGGATTTATTTCATTACCCAAATTCCGGGTGATGTTCCGGAAAGTGTACTTTCTCAATTAGGGCTGAAGATACAGCATGCCTTAAGAGGGTTTACGGCTAAAGATAAAAAAGAAATCTCCAAAGCAGTAGAAAATTATCCTACTACAGAATACTATAATGCATCCAGCCTGATCCAGAATATGGGGATTGGAGAAGCATTTGTAACAGCTTTGGACGAAAAAGGAATTCCTACACCACTTGTTCACACTTACCTTATCTCTCCGGAGTCGAGAATGGATGTCCTGAGTGAACCGGAGATTACAGAGCTTACCGCAAAATCAGCAATGGTTGCCAAATATGAAGAGGCGATTGATAGAGAATCAGCGTATGAAATGCTAACCAGCAGAATGGAACAGGCAGCCCAGAATGCTGCTCCAACACAAAAAACCAGGCCGGTAAAAGAAGAACCGGGAATGTTCGAACAGGTATTGCAGAGCAAGGCCGGAAAAACTTTCACCAGTACATTAATGCGTGAAGGGGCAAAGGCTATTCTCGGAATGCTGGGGTTAGGAGGCCGAAGAAGATAG